Proteins encoded in a region of the Bufo bufo unplaced genomic scaffold, aBufBuf1.1, whole genome shotgun sequence genome:
- the LOC120984423 gene encoding phospholipase A2 inhibitor 25 kDa subunit-like isoform X2 — protein sequence MCTTANAKFCNASSVVCPEDHVCASSYTLTNTHGAIFSMLCAPRHQCDAPGSISASSGRLQRSTTCCDTDNCTPPPPTLPDYNFQPNGLTCQTCLSVSSKWCSSMHTIDCTGEEDACLLQTSQYYAPIRRSAAVRGCATKSICSLGTQRIEFGTLKMKFKYSCVFAGSTHLQNGLVAPLTVALAVVKYFASQK from the exons ATGTGTACGACTGCCAATGCTAAATTCTGCAATGCCTCCAGTGTGGTCTGTCCTGAGGATCATGTCTGCGCCTCCTCCTACACCCTGACGAATACAC ATGGGGCGATATTCTCCATGTTGTGTGCTCCCAGACATCAGTGTGATGCCCCCGGCAGTATCAGTGCATCCAGCGGTCGACTCCAGAGAAGCACAACCTGCTGTGACACAGATAACTGTACTCCACCGCCCCCCACAT tacccGATTATAATTTTCAGCCAAATGGCTTAACCTGCCAAACCTGCTTATCTGTCTCCTCAAAGTGGTGTTCCTCTATGCATACCATAGACTGTACTGGAGAGGAAGATGCCTGCTTGCTCCAAACCAGCCAATACTACG CTCCCATAAGAAGATCAGCAGCAGTTCGTGGATGTGCCACTAAAAGTATCTGCTCTCTCGGCACCCAGAGGATAGAATTTGGCACCCTTAAAATGAAGTTCAAGTATTCATGTGTATTCGCCGGAAGCACACATCTGCAAAACGGATTGGTCGCTCCTTTGACTGTTGCACTCGCAGTAGTAAAATATTTCGCATCACAAAAATGA